In the Flagellimonas sp. HMM57 genome, one interval contains:
- a CDS encoding cytochrome P450: protein MKNLIIYNDMTPKQIPKVKPDSWLFGNMKSFSKDPDRFLKKCAETYGDIFQFRIAHKRFIAINHPDHIQHVLQTNHRNYKQFSLVKLIIKVIGDGLFALEGEQWKKERRLMQPYFHKEMVRSYFTIINNHAKKMFKDWPSKPELWLRSEMGDLVLDVTSKCFMGENVEGGAKIIKENLFNGMVTIMGRVKSPIQPPLWFPTAKNRKFNKSVTKLKKFLIEVIRSKEKEENLTGNDLMTMFILLERSGEIPKKQIYNEFVTLMSAGYETTATALFSLIVNVYKDDVIRKKVVEEYDRVTKGGPIKVEHVDQLQYVNNVINESLRLWSPAFMQGREAIKNEKMNGYPIKKGDTILMVSQLIHRHKKFWKNPNVFDPDRFDQELPHKYAYIPFGRGPRMCIGMNLALMEMQVILYHMLKSNFEIEVPSNTEIEYEVTLAYRPKTDIRIIKPITKQY, encoded by the coding sequence GTGAAAAATTTAATAATTTATAATGATATGACACCCAAACAGATTCCCAAAGTCAAGCCCGATAGCTGGTTATTTGGTAACATGAAATCTTTCTCCAAAGATCCAGATAGGTTTTTGAAAAAATGTGCAGAAACCTATGGTGATATTTTTCAGTTCAGAATAGCGCATAAAAGATTTATAGCAATCAATCATCCAGACCATATACAACATGTATTACAAACAAACCATCGTAATTATAAACAGTTTTCTCTTGTCAAACTGATCATAAAAGTAATAGGTGATGGTCTTTTTGCTTTAGAAGGCGAACAATGGAAGAAAGAGCGCCGTTTGATGCAACCCTATTTTCATAAAGAAATGGTTCGCTCCTATTTTACAATAATTAATAATCATGCAAAAAAGATGTTCAAGGATTGGCCATCAAAGCCCGAGCTATGGCTTCGTTCCGAGATGGGCGATCTTGTGCTGGATGTCACCTCGAAATGTTTTATGGGAGAGAATGTAGAAGGTGGTGCCAAAATCATTAAAGAAAATCTTTTTAATGGCATGGTTACAATAATGGGGCGTGTCAAATCCCCTATACAGCCACCTTTATGGTTTCCAACGGCAAAAAATCGAAAATTCAATAAATCAGTTACGAAACTCAAAAAATTTCTAATTGAGGTCATAAGAAGCAAAGAAAAGGAAGAAAACCTTACGGGAAATGATCTGATGACCATGTTCATCCTCCTCGAAAGAAGTGGAGAGATCCCCAAAAAACAGATTTATAATGAGTTCGTGACCCTTATGTCAGCGGGATATGAAACTACTGCAACAGCCCTGTTTTCATTGATAGTAAATGTATATAAAGATGACGTTATCAGAAAAAAAGTGGTCGAAGAATATGATCGTGTCACCAAAGGCGGCCCTATTAAAGTTGAACACGTCGATCAGCTTCAATATGTCAATAACGTAATCAATGAAAGCTTACGGTTATGGTCTCCTGCCTTTATGCAAGGGAGGGAAGCGATTAAAAATGAGAAAATGAACGGTTATCCCATTAAGAAAGGAGATACAATTCTAATGGTTTCACAATTGATTCATCGTCACAAAAAATTTTGGAAAAATCCGAATGTTTTTGACCCAGATCGTTTTGATCAAGAACTTCCCCATAAATATGCTTATATACCATTTGGAAGAGGTCCCAGAATGTGTATTGGAATGAATCTCGCACTTATGGAGATGCAAGTTATTTTGTATCATATGCTAAAATCGAACTTTGAAATAGAAGTTCCTTCCAATACAGAAATCGAATACGAAGTAACCCTTGCCTATAGGCCAAAAACTGATATCCGTATTATAAAACCCATAACAAAGCAATATTAG
- a CDS encoding terpene synthase family protein — translation MEVNTNLGCQEALSDRFHEVFGPHITYDDDQWKEVLKAMYLCDDWLSKWIDIGKKSELSPKSNCGYQKQRTEYVHNLLKQYDLGMFSQKATDLGLLYCFYTYPHGIKPQDASNRKRIGKFSKAHTYLVLATASIWLLDMLFDDVRELYVNGKSILGIVDQVLVHFDGIEYKNVHEVRTPQDVSNITENKQIQKVFYEFCILFDLCYIEGYKVLTSETLKIVFDEYRRQIVYFHGEIEKYTHSNDSPVLEEYMKTRVLSSGFQWVIVNHMHILGQERSINDHSRITDFLRSEKIKSSVRSAAEYCCLINDIFSILSDSEHLVANPVVFLGKQEYPDKSKEEQLYAGIDMSIDIARASFSKLIKLLENMSISSELDKKIYDLYIEVLFFVCFSSTTFHILSPRYNLELCKKYFIKE, via the coding sequence ATGGAAGTAAATACAAATCTTGGATGTCAAGAAGCATTATCTGATCGTTTTCATGAAGTGTTCGGTCCTCATATAACATATGATGATGACCAATGGAAAGAAGTCCTTAAAGCTATGTACTTATGTGACGATTGGTTATCAAAATGGATTGATATTGGTAAGAAGTCCGAGCTTTCCCCAAAATCAAATTGCGGGTACCAAAAACAAAGAACAGAATATGTTCATAATCTGTTGAAACAATATGACCTAGGTATGTTTTCCCAAAAAGCTACCGATCTTGGTCTATTGTACTGTTTCTATACTTATCCCCATGGTATTAAACCCCAAGATGCCAGTAATCGGAAACGTATTGGCAAGTTTTCAAAGGCACATACATATTTGGTGTTGGCAACAGCATCGATATGGCTCCTTGATATGTTATTTGATGATGTACGTGAACTGTACGTTAATGGGAAATCAATTCTTGGAATTGTGGATCAAGTTTTAGTTCATTTTGATGGAATTGAATATAAAAATGTACACGAGGTCAGAACACCTCAGGATGTTTCCAATATTACGGAAAACAAACAGATCCAAAAAGTGTTCTATGAATTTTGCATTCTATTTGATCTTTGTTATATAGAAGGATATAAGGTACTTACATCCGAAACCCTTAAAATTGTATTTGATGAATATCGACGACAGATCGTATACTTCCATGGTGAAATAGAAAAGTATACACATTCAAATGATTCACCTGTTCTTGAGGAATATATGAAGACCCGTGTTCTTTCATCAGGGTTTCAATGGGTCATTGTAAATCATATGCATATTCTTGGTCAAGAACGTAGTATTAATGACCACTCACGGATAACTGATTTTCTAAGATCGGAGAAGATAAAATCTTCAGTGCGGTCTGCTGCAGAATATTGTTGTTTGATAAATGATATATTTTCCATTCTTAGCGATTCAGAACATCTAGTTGCTAATCCGGTCGTATTTCTAGGTAAGCAAGAATATCCGGATAAGTCCAAGGAAGAACAATTGTATGCCGGAATTGATATGTCCATTGATATTGCACGGGCTTCTTTCTCGAAGCTTATAAAGTTGCTAGAAAATATGTCCATCTCTTCGGAATTGGACAAAAAAATATATGATCTCTATATTGAGGTTCTATTCTTTGTATGCTTTAGCTCTACAACATTCCATATTCTATCTCCCCGCTATAATCTGGAGCTTTGTAAGAAATACTTCATAAAAGAATAA
- a CDS encoding tyrosine-type recombinase/integrase, producing MLTTISKKTGMKVAPHMQRHGCGYYLADTGTDLRTIQEYLGHQDSKDKVTYTQIAGSRFNNLWK from the coding sequence ATGTTAACCACTATATCTAAAAAAACAGGGATGAAGGTTGCGCCTCATATGCAGAGGCATGGTTGCGGGTACTATCTGGCGGACACCGGGACCGATCTTAGGACCATCCAGGAATACCTTGGCCACCAAGATTCGAAAGATAAAGTCACCTACACCCAGATAGCGGGGAGCAGGTTCAACAATTTGTGGAAGTAA
- a CDS encoding S9 family peptidase — translation MIYKKSIGLFFFMISTFLNCQQSKNKNHDIVNSSDPKSTELFHITHISSGELNNPKLVLVLHGDAPFNNPSYQYIIAKKIADENKNIVAVGILRPGYKDNEGNSSQGERGEAAGDNYTREVLESINNLTTKLKDKYNPSKIVLVGHSGGAAISANLISEYPITYSNALLISCPCNLHKWRKHMKRLQPETQIWDKEVKSLSPIEGVKKIHFSTQITLIHGDNDKSVPINIASEYARELEENQKKFNFIVLEGLGHEVALNDEVFEIISKFVK, via the coding sequence ATGATATATAAAAAAAGTATTGGACTATTTTTTTTTATGATTTCTACTTTTTTGAATTGTCAACAATCCAAGAATAAAAATCATGATATCGTAAACTCTAGCGATCCTAAATCCACCGAATTATTTCATATTACCCATATAAGTTCAGGAGAATTGAATAATCCAAAATTAGTACTGGTCCTTCATGGAGACGCACCATTTAATAACCCTTCTTATCAATATATTATCGCTAAAAAAATTGCGGACGAGAATAAAAATATTGTCGCTGTTGGAATACTTAGGCCCGGATACAAGGACAACGAAGGAAATAGTTCACAAGGAGAACGGGGGGAAGCAGCAGGTGATAACTATACAAGAGAAGTTCTTGAATCCATAAACAACCTCACTACCAAGTTGAAAGATAAGTACAATCCTTCGAAAATAGTTTTAGTAGGACATTCAGGAGGTGCTGCCATATCTGCGAACTTAATTTCCGAGTATCCAATCACATATTCCAACGCATTACTTATTTCCTGTCCTTGTAATCTTCATAAATGGAGGAAACATATGAAGAGGTTACAGCCTGAAACCCAAATTTGGGATAAAGAGGTAAAGAGTCTTTCCCCAATTGAAGGTGTGAAAAAAATTCATTTTTCAACTCAAATAACGTTAATACATGGAGATAATGACAAAAGTGTTCCGATTAATATTGCTTCAGAATATGCTCGTGAATTAGAGGAGAATCAGAAGAAATTCAATTTTATTGTTTTGGAAGGTCTGGGACATGAAGTAGCCCTAAATGATGAAGTATTTGAAATCATATCAAAATTTGTTAAGTAA
- a CDS encoding GyrI-like domain-containing protein, producing the protein MKSNNTRQEYIKRVNYVLDFIEKNLEASLSLETLSKRGHYSTFHFHRVFSIIVGETLNEYLNRKRIERIASILLLNTNTPIKELAYNYGFNSQSSFSRAFKKYYGVSPTRFKSDGITTLRKIGIEPFSTERYIRSIDDIKKWIDMNAQIGVKELRETKLAGIMHIGEFEEIGNMYQRLMEWGHKRGLLSTSDFKTITIYHDNPNVTQISKVRYSACVSVNKNIDADGEIRPYKIPKGYYAVGNFEIEANDFPKAWKSMSVWVIENNYKFRDGDYFEIYLNDHKTHPEQKFIIDIYIPLEKTQNIKLGRAHTLNFSQNKTQSEQCGKELDYHYLINYMKELRAFFLKEYDTCFRLGNIYQGNPNFSYFSLATTALKNQKLKFVIILNHKELYFSICLSGQNKIIRKKYWEIFKDSDWKKYHLAESIDNSLSIIEQIIVKEPNFNNKRSLTKKIEKESMKFMEELKTILQQ; encoded by the coding sequence ATGAAATCAAATAATACAAGACAAGAATATATAAAGCGTGTGAACTATGTCTTGGATTTCATTGAAAAAAATCTTGAGGCAAGTTTATCTTTGGAGACACTATCAAAGAGAGGTCATTACTCAACTTTCCATTTTCATAGAGTTTTCTCGATTATAGTTGGGGAAACATTAAACGAATACCTTAATAGAAAAAGGATAGAGCGTATTGCATCTATTTTGCTTCTGAATACAAACACTCCTATAAAAGAACTTGCTTACAATTATGGGTTTAATAGTCAAAGTTCATTTTCCAGAGCATTCAAAAAATATTATGGAGTTAGCCCTACAAGATTTAAATCTGATGGAATAACAACACTTCGCAAGATTGGTATAGAACCTTTTAGTACGGAAAGATACATTCGTAGCATTGATGATATCAAAAAATGGATTGATATGAATGCACAAATAGGAGTAAAAGAGCTAAGGGAGACAAAACTTGCTGGCATAATGCATATTGGTGAGTTTGAAGAAATTGGCAATATGTATCAAAGATTAATGGAATGGGGACACAAAAGAGGGCTATTGTCTACCTCTGATTTTAAAACGATAACCATTTACCATGACAATCCTAATGTTACACAAATTTCAAAAGTGAGGTATAGTGCTTGTGTATCGGTTAATAAGAATATTGATGCTGATGGGGAAATTAGACCCTATAAAATCCCAAAAGGGTATTATGCAGTTGGCAATTTTGAAATTGAAGCGAACGATTTTCCAAAAGCATGGAAGAGTATGTCCGTTTGGGTCATAGAAAACAATTATAAGTTCAGAGATGGAGATTATTTTGAAATATATCTTAATGACCATAAAACCCATCCTGAACAAAAATTTATAATTGATATTTATATTCCACTTGAAAAAACACAGAACATTAAACTTGGAAGAGCTCACACCTTAAACTTTTCGCAAAACAAAACACAAAGCGAACAATGTGGGAAAGAATTAGATTATCATTACCTGATAAACTACATGAAAGAATTGAGAGCTTTTTTTCTGAAGGAATATGACACTTGTTTTAGACTTGGAAACATCTATCAAGGTAACCCAAATTTTTCTTATTTCTCTTTAGCAACAACGGCATTAAAAAACCAAAAACTTAAATTTGTTATTATACTGAATCACAAAGAGCTATATTTTTCAATTTGCCTATCTGGTCAAAACAAAATTATTCGAAAAAAGTATTGGGAAATTTTTAAAGATAGTGATTGGAAAAAATATCATTTGGCAGAATCAATTGATAACAGTTTATCAATTATAGAGCAAATTATTGTTAAAGAGCCAAATTTTAATAATAAGAGAAGTTTGACCAAAAAGATTGAAAAGGAATCAATGAAGTTTATGGAAGAGCTTAAAACTATACTTCAACAATAA
- a CDS encoding type IX secretion system membrane protein PorP/SprF → MKHLILVLGLAITLGTKSIFAQQDPQYTFYRYSMNLINPAFAGSSEGAELTLGLRSQWAGVQGAPESQSALFSMPVGANVGLGVSILNDQTFIENQTWVAIDFSYRVKLNEDYMLYFGLKASGNSYSANTTGLITYGVGQDGTLMDFENRFTPNIGAGVYLKNEDFFLSLSAPKLMTPDRLEERNGNAFSSTDRRHVYLSGGYDFKLGKNMNLLASSMLRYVDASPISVDLTSILDFGQRFKVGASYRLDEALSGMFMFDISSGLQIGYAYEAAMENDINNIDNSSHELFMRLTM, encoded by the coding sequence ATGAAACATTTAATATTGGTTTTAGGTCTGGCCATAACTTTGGGAACAAAGTCCATCTTTGCCCAACAAGACCCACAATACACATTTTACAGGTATAGTATGAACTTGATAAATCCAGCTTTTGCCGGAAGCAGTGAAGGTGCCGAGCTTACCCTAGGCCTTCGAAGTCAATGGGCAGGGGTACAAGGAGCCCCTGAAAGCCAGAGCGCACTCTTTTCTATGCCGGTCGGTGCAAATGTTGGTTTGGGCGTATCCATCTTGAACGATCAGACTTTTATTGAAAATCAGACTTGGGTTGCAATAGACTTTTCATATCGGGTGAAACTGAATGAAGATTATATGCTTTATTTCGGATTAAAGGCAAGCGGCAATTCATACAGTGCCAACACCACAGGTTTGATTACATATGGAGTGGGGCAAGATGGTACCCTTATGGATTTTGAAAACAGGTTTACGCCAAATATAGGGGCAGGTGTCTATTTGAAGAACGAAGACTTTTTCCTTTCTCTTTCCGCTCCGAAATTGATGACCCCAGATCGTCTGGAAGAACGCAACGGTAACGCTTTTTCTAGCACGGACCGTAGGCATGTCTATCTATCGGGCGGGTATGATTTTAAACTGGGAAAGAACATGAACCTACTGGCCAGTAGTATGTTGCGATATGTGGATGCATCTCCCATATCCGTGGATCTGACCTCGATATTGGATTTTGGACAACGGTTCAAAGTGGGTGCCTCGTACAGATTGGATGAGGCTTTGAGTGGAATGTTCATGTTCGATATCAGTTCGGGGCTACAGATAGGTTATGCCTATGAAGCAGCAATGGAAAATGATATTAACAACATTGATAATAGCTCTCATGAGTTGTTTATGCGACTGACCATGTAG